One window of the Streptomyces asoensis genome contains the following:
- a CDS encoding glucosyl-3-phosphoglycerate synthase, which produces MLQETERWLATRSWSATDRPLHRILAAKRATNQSVSVVLPALNEEETVGDIVAIIRHDLMHQVPLVDEIVVVDSGSTDRTSEVAAAAGARVVHRDDILPRIPAVPGKGEVLWRSLLVTTGDIVCFIDADLREFSSDFVSGIVGPLLTDPGVDLVKGMYDRPLGGAAGQGGRVTELMARPLLNMHWPQLAGFVQPLGGEYAARRSLLEQLPFPVGYGVELGMLVDALHLVGLDALAQVDIGVRKHRHQDGQALGRMAAAIYRTAQLRLARGHLIRPSLTQFERSTDGFEPRTYSVDTEERPPMAEIAEYATRKVA; this is translated from the coding sequence CCACGAACCAGTCGGTGTCCGTCGTCCTGCCCGCGCTGAACGAGGAGGAGACGGTCGGTGACATCGTCGCGATCATCCGTCACGACCTCATGCACCAGGTCCCGCTCGTCGACGAGATCGTGGTCGTCGACTCGGGATCGACCGACCGCACGTCCGAGGTGGCCGCGGCGGCCGGCGCGCGGGTCGTCCACCGGGACGACATCCTGCCGCGGATACCGGCCGTGCCCGGCAAGGGCGAGGTCCTGTGGCGCTCCCTGCTGGTCACCACCGGGGACATCGTCTGTTTCATCGACGCCGATCTGAGGGAGTTCTCCTCCGACTTCGTCTCGGGGATCGTCGGCCCACTGCTCACCGACCCCGGGGTGGATCTGGTCAAGGGCATGTACGACCGTCCGCTGGGCGGCGCGGCCGGCCAGGGCGGAAGGGTCACCGAGCTCATGGCCCGTCCGCTGCTCAACATGCACTGGCCGCAGCTGGCCGGGTTCGTGCAACCGCTCGGCGGCGAGTACGCGGCCCGACGCAGTCTGCTGGAGCAGCTGCCGTTCCCCGTCGGCTACGGCGTGGAGCTGGGCATGCTGGTCGACGCCCTGCACCTGGTGGGCCTGGACGCCCTCGCCCAGGTCGACATCGGCGTGCGCAAGCACCGTCATCAGGACGGGCAGGCGCTGGGCCGGATGGCGGCGGCCATCTACCGCACCGCCCAGCTCCGGCTGGCCCGCGGGCACCTGATCCGCCCGTCCCTCACCCAGTTCGAACGGAGCACGGACGGCTTCGAGCCGCGCACCTACTCCGTGGACACCGAGGAACGGCCGCCCATGGCGGAGATCGCGGAGTACGCGACCCGCAAGGTCGCGTGA
- a CDS encoding alpha,alpha-trehalose-phosphate synthase (UDP-forming), which yields MASTHDTPARAAEVLVASNRGPVSYEVREDGTLHAKRGGGGLVSGLSAIGPDTGALWVCSALSDGDREAVRRGVGEEGVRMLAVPADVHEDAYNGIANSVLWFVHHLLYQTPLEPTFDAEFRRQWASYETYNRAFAEALAQEAADGAAVLVQDYHLCLVPGMLRELRPDLRIGHFSHTPWAPVDYFALLPGDVRERLLHGMLGADRLGFLTRRWADAFTACCTEFAGGPGKTQIGVHGLGADAEFLRERSHRPDVDERMAALRAEIGEGRKAIVRVDRTELSKNIVRGLLAYRQLLDDHPEWRERVVHVAFAYPSRQDLAVYRDYMAEVQRLAEEINARYGTPGWTPVLLNLKDDFARSLAAYRLADVALVNPIRDGMNLVAKEIPVVSDEGCALVLSREAGAYWELREDAITVNPYDVLETARALYEGLTMKAEERAERTKRLSAAATALPPAQWFLDQLNALREIQPS from the coding sequence ATGGCTTCCACGCACGACACTCCCGCTCGGGCCGCCGAGGTGCTGGTCGCGTCCAACCGCGGCCCGGTCTCCTACGAGGTGCGCGAGGACGGCACGCTGCACGCGAAACGCGGCGGCGGCGGGCTGGTCTCCGGCCTGTCGGCCATCGGGCCCGACACGGGTGCCCTCTGGGTGTGCTCGGCGCTCTCCGACGGCGACCGGGAGGCGGTCCGGCGCGGGGTCGGCGAGGAGGGCGTGCGCATGCTGGCCGTCCCGGCCGACGTGCACGAGGACGCCTACAACGGCATCGCCAACTCCGTGCTGTGGTTCGTCCACCACCTGCTCTACCAGACGCCGCTGGAGCCCACCTTCGACGCGGAGTTCCGCCGTCAGTGGGCGTCGTACGAGACCTACAACCGGGCGTTCGCGGAGGCGCTGGCCCAGGAGGCGGCGGACGGCGCGGCCGTCCTCGTGCAGGACTACCACCTGTGTCTGGTGCCGGGGATGCTGCGTGAGCTGCGCCCGGACCTGCGCATCGGACACTTCTCGCACACGCCGTGGGCGCCGGTGGACTACTTCGCGCTGCTGCCGGGGGACGTGCGCGAGCGGTTGCTGCACGGGATGCTCGGCGCGGACCGCCTGGGCTTCCTCACCCGGCGCTGGGCGGACGCGTTCACCGCGTGCTGTACGGAGTTCGCCGGCGGGCCGGGCAAGACGCAGATCGGCGTGCACGGTCTCGGTGCGGACGCCGAGTTCCTGCGCGAGCGCTCGCACCGGCCGGACGTCGACGAGCGCATGGCGGCTCTCCGGGCGGAGATCGGCGAGGGCCGCAAGGCGATCGTCCGGGTCGACCGCACCGAGCTGTCCAAGAACATCGTGCGCGGGCTCCTGGCCTACCGGCAGCTGCTCGACGACCACCCGGAGTGGCGCGAGCGGGTCGTCCACGTGGCCTTCGCCTACCCCTCCCGCCAGGACCTCGCCGTCTACCGCGACTACATGGCCGAGGTGCAGCGCCTGGCCGAGGAGATCAACGCCCGGTACGGCACGCCCGGCTGGACCCCGGTCCTGCTGAACCTCAAGGACGACTTCGCCCGCTCCCTCGCCGCCTACCGGCTGGCCGACGTCGCCCTGGTGAACCCGATCCGCGACGGCATGAACCTGGTCGCCAAGGAGATCCCGGTCGTCTCCGACGAGGGCTGCGCGCTGGTCCTGTCCCGGGAGGCGGGGGCCTACTGGGAGCTGCGCGAGGACGCGATCACGGTGAACCCGTACGACGTCCTGGAGACCGCCCGCGCCCTGTACGAGGGGCTGACCATGAAGGCGGAGGAGCGGGCCGAGCGCACGAAGCGGCTGTCCGCGGCGGCGACCGCGCTGCCCCCGGCCCAGTGGTTCCTGGACCAGCTGAACGCCCTGCGGGAGATTCAGCCGAGCTGA